TCCAACTCGGCGAAGAGCAATCCACGATTGCGACGTGGTTGCAGAGCGCGGGTTATCGCACGATGCTCGCCGGCAAATATCTGAACGGATATCCGGATCGTTCCAACTTGATGTATATTCCGCCGGGCTGGACGGAATGGTACAGCGCGATGAAAGGGAACGCGTACGGCGAATACAACTATACCTTGAACGAAACCGGCAAACAGGTTGCATACGGCAACAAGCCGGAAGATTACGGCACCGATGTGTACGCGCGCAAGACCGCGGATTTCATTACGCGAACAGCCAAAGACGGGAAACCATTTTTCGCGTACGTGTCGGTGTACGCACCGCACGGTCCGGCGACGCCCGCGCCGCGCCACGAAAAAATGTTTCTCGATGTCACCGTGCCGCGCTCGGCGAATTTTAACGAAGACGATGTGAGCGACAAACCGGCGTACATCCGCAATCGTTCCAAACTGACCGCGCGTGAAATCACGCGCTTGACCGAGGACTATCGTAAGCGTTTGCAATCGTTGCAAGCGGTGGACGACATGATCGAAACACTCGTCAACACGCTCAAGACGACCGGGCAACTCGACAACACGTACATCTTTTTCACATCGGACAATGGTTTTCACCTGGGCAATCATCGCCAGCTGACCGGCAAGGTCGCGCCGTACGAAGAAGAAATTCGCGTGACGATGATCGTGCGCGGACCCGGCGTACCCGCCGGCAAATCGCTCGACTACTTGACCGGCAACATTGACCTCGCGCCGACTTGGGCAGACCTTGCGGGCGCGACTGCCCCAGGTTTTGTGGATGGTCGTTCGCTCGCGGCATTGTGGAGGAGCAATCCGCCGCGCGAATGGCGACAATGCTTCCTCGTCGAGAATGGTTTGATCACTTCGCAGATTCAAACGCGCGCCGCGCGCCAAGTGGTCAACACACCGCCCGAGTTGCTCGAACCGCCGGACGCGGATGACGAGGAGGCGGCGACGCCGACTGCCGCCAACCGCGCGCCGCTCGGCGTGCCATCGTATCGCGGTCTGCGCACAAACGATTATCTCTATGTCGAATATGTCACCGGCGAAAAAGAGTTGTATAATATCAAAAGCGATCCGTACGAATTGCAGAACCTCGCGGCAAAAGCGGACGCTGCCTTGTTGACTCAACTCGCTGCGCGGCTCAAGCAGATGACGACGTGCGCGGGCGCGAATTGTCGCACGACCGAAAACGTCTTGTTCAAGTAACGGATCGTAGGGCAATAGACATTATCGGGAATAAGACCTTTCTCGCCAAGCCGCCAAGAACGCCAAGTTTTTTTAAGATGATTCTTTGCGTGCTTTGCGTCTTGGCGAGAGGTAAAAGTTGTTTCCGATAAAGTCTAATTTTCCAGAATTGCCAAACAAAATCCGCGTGTGGCGAAGATAGGGTGAAAAGAGATCGCGTATGAAACAGTTTGCTCTCCTAGTCCTGGTTTTGATCGCGACGGCGTGCGCGACCTCCACCCGCGCGCCGACCACCTTACCTCCACTCACACCGGTTCCACCCACGTTGACGGAACTCGCCCCGACCCAAGCCGCGCCCGGCGAGGTGGTGCGCGTGATCGGCAAAGGCGGATATCTTTTCACGCCGCCCAGTGGTTACAACGAATCCGCGCGCGACTGGCAACTGGTGTTCGATGGCAAGCCGGTCGCGCGGCTCAATTGCATGAGCAATCATTGCGAAACGCAAATGACGGTGCCGACAGACGCGACCGCGGGCGCGCACGAAATATCCGTCGAAGGTGGTTCGAAACTCGCGTTGCAAGTAGTCGTGAAAACCGCGCGCGCGACACCCAAACCGGTTCCCTCGCCGCAATCCGCTGACGCGCCGAATTCGTACTGGGTGACGAATCCGATGAGCAACGCGCACTTGTTCGTCCAACTGATCGTGCCGAAAAACACGGGCGGCAAGTTGCCGACGCTCGTTCTCGTTCCGGGTGGAATCGGGGCGAGCAACAATTTTACTGATTTGCCGTATCGCGCGCAAACGTTTGCCAATGCCGGATTCGCGGTCGTCGTGTTCGACCCCGATGGACGCGGCAAGAGTAGCGGCGTCGAAAACTATGACGGGCGCGCGCACCAGGACGGTCTCGCCGCGATTCTCCGATTTGTCGCGACCCTGGATCAGGTGGATGCGAAAAAAATCGGACTCGTCACGTACTCGTACGGCATTACGATGGGAACCGGCGCGCTCGCGCGCCATCCCGATGTGCCGGTGAAATTTTTGATAGACTGGGAAGGTCCGGCGAATCGCAATAACACGACCGGGGGTTGTCGCGCCAATACGCCGGGCGGCATTCAATGGC
This portion of the Chloroflexota bacterium genome encodes:
- a CDS encoding alpha/beta fold hydrolase; translation: MKQFALLVLVLIATACATSTRAPTTLPPLTPVPPTLTELAPTQAAPGEVVRVIGKGGYLFTPPSGYNESARDWQLVFDGKPVARLNCMSNHCETQMTVPTDATAGAHEISVEGGSKLALQVVVKTARATPKPVPSPQSADAPNSYWVTNPMSNAHLFVQLIVPKNTGGKLPTLVLVPGGIGASNNFTDLPYRAQTFANAGFAVVVFDPDGRGKSSGVENYDGRAHQDGLAAILRFVATLDQVDAKKIGLVTYSYGITMGTGALARHPDVPVKFLIDWEGPANRNNTTGGCRANTPGGIQWQSCADEGFWREREAVNFIARVRVPYQRIQSEIDHVQPDNSHALAMVNAAAQAKLPFVRLNDDSPNQIYDPAAPPAMLPELQDRKLESRIIKYAQELFAR
- a CDS encoding sulfatase, with the protein product MKNPLFAVSVLIVITALAACSAPTQPLAPTALPTSQPASPTVAPPTIVRANDPTTQPPSTPTTQPTNQPTKQPNIIFILTDDLDAASIPFMPKLKSLMTDQGTTFTNFFINMPLCCPSRTEILRGQYAHNTQILGNTPPSGGFQKFFQLGEEQSTIATWLQSAGYRTMLAGKYLNGYPDRSNLMYIPPGWTEWYSAMKGNAYGEYNYTLNETGKQVAYGNKPEDYGTDVYARKTADFITRTAKDGKPFFAYVSVYAPHGPATPAPRHEKMFLDVTVPRSANFNEDDVSDKPAYIRNRSKLTAREITRLTEDYRKRLQSLQAVDDMIETLVNTLKTTGQLDNTYIFFTSDNGFHLGNHRQLTGKVAPYEEEIRVTMIVRGPGVPAGKSLDYLTGNIDLAPTWADLAGATAPGFVDGRSLAALWRSNPPREWRQCFLVENGLITSQIQTRAARQVVNTPPELLEPPDADDEEAATPTAANRAPLGVPSYRGLRTNDYLYVEYVTGEKELYNIKSDPYELQNLAAKADAALLTQLAARLKQMTTCAGANCRTTENVLFK